The DNA region GATCCTTATGTTATTCAAATCAATATGGTGAGaggatgaaataaaaataattcctCCACATTAGAAAGATTCTGTGGATTCATCATCTCACTCTGTCCGGGCTGGAGACTGTTAATTCCACAATAAATATTCCCAACTTTGTCAATTGGCAATGTAATTAACTTTAATACATTAAGTTTTCTCTCCTATCAACTAGCAGTTGTAACTTGTCGTTTTGAGAGATCAGACGTATGAAACAGCAAGCACAAACTCGTACACTTTGAAGTAGGCTTAACAATTACATTTTCACGAGTATATAGTACCAAAGAATCAGGTAATGCAGTTGGAAATATCAACGAAATTGATTACCATGGGAAATTACATGAAAAGACTTCTCTCCAAAATGGAAAATAAACAACATTTCTACAGAAGGaccagaaaaaggaaaaagaaactaCAATAAAATCATTAGGGAAGACCTCCCTCAGGAAGTTCCCAGTTATCTTCCCCGTCGTCATCCCTCTTGTTCTTAGTTGTCTCTTGCTTATCCTCTGAGAAATTTCTTGGTGGGCCACGTCTGTTCCAATAGAAGGGACATAAGAATGatagaaaaatacataaatcattaattcaaaatggataatataaattttgcaggtaagttatttttcaaaaaaaaaaatcataagttggTCATGATCACAATTTATAAAATCTTCTAAACCATAAAACTAAAAATCGTTGATATGAAAGGGTTGATGGATCAAAGTCTCATTCCAAATCACTAGCTTGACAAAGCTCACCAATTCGACATTTTGTGGATAGCAAAATTATCGACCAAGAACAAAAGCCAATGAAGAAAGGATGCAAATCCTGCACAACTTTTCTCTTTGAAGCTTGGAAGCACAATCTTTATTGTCAAGAAATGAGGCTTTCGCAGCTAACACATGCTAGCGCAATAACCAAGGGTTAGTAGAACTCACTTCTGCCACGAACATGATATAAGGCCTTCTAATTGAGTGGCAATACCAAAGTGAAGCTTTGTAACTGCAGAGACTTTTAGGTCCGCTTTAAAGTTATGACACAAGAGACTCCGTGCGATGCCCAACAACGGAGGGCGGGCAGATCAAAAGTAGCTGGCAGGCTTTTAGAATGCAAGTTTTCCAGCATGGGTGCACATGACACCTTAGCCAAATCCACATAGGAAAAGGGTAGAAAAGTGATTTGTTTTATAAGATAGAATATAAGTTTAACATGATAGAATATAAGTTAACATGGTATGCATGCTTTTTGGATCGGTGATGGTGTAGCCCAAGGGACAattttttgaagtttatgagGCCAAAGCGGACATTACGTGTCACGGGCTTAGGTTGTGACATTTCGATAGACCACAAGACAACTTaggggtgtgttcggtatgaataaaaatatttccatggaaaatattttcttgataaataagtgggtttcttacttattttcttgtgttcgatacgtaaacaaaaaatattattctaaaagCATTTGTgtataatctagacaaatactaTGAGAAGTGGGGGTAGGGGTGTGGGGTGGTAGGGATGGGGAGGACACAATCAATGTGGAATGATacttgtggaacttgttttccctactttcctagggaagtcatttttctcatgtttaaggaacttgttttcctagagaaaatgtttttcaaaaactttgactaaccgaacatgagaaaattggaaagcaTTTCTCCATACCGAGCACACCCTAAACCTACTTCAATACCAAATActcaaaattgacaaaaaaatttACATAACATTTCTCGACAGTTTACGAGAACAAAAAAAGCACAAAAACTCTTATACAAGACTAGGCCATTCTATTCGAACATGAGAACTTTTGGTTGTCTTTGCTATCCAACTGTATCAAAGCCACACGGAGTTAAATTCCCCCCCAGGACTACAACCCACATCTCGACCCTTTGGATCAAAGGGTTACAAAGTTCTAAGTCTGTCCACTAACAGGACACACATTTCTAGAGAatgtaattttcaaagaaaacattttttctttttctatcaCATCTGAAGTGTCAACTTTTCCTTCTGTCCTTAATTCCATACCTTCCATCGATAATATTTATATTGAAACTGGACCACAAGCTGTGCCAAGTGACATAGATAATAGTGTTGATGCAAGTGAACAAATACTGACACCTTACTTGACCAATCAGCTGGATCACAAAACTCTCCTGAAGCCAACATTCCTGAACCTAACACAATCCCTAGACAGACTCCTCTTTTAATTCCTCATACAGGCAAGTCAGCTTCAGCACCTAGAAGACACAAAGAGAACACAAACTTCCTTATTATATCAGCCACCGTAGCCAAATCATCTAGTCAGACTGACAATAGGACTTCTTCCCTTAATACCTTGTTTTCTAAAAACCAGCACATATCAATTGATGTCTTAAACCATGAGAGTCAGAAACTTGTAAGAAACATCTGCAATGATAATGAGCCTTCTTCTTAAGAGGAGGCAGCTGTGAGTCCTGCTTGGGAAGCAGCTATGACACAAGAGTTTAAGGCACTACATGCTAACCATACTTGGGATCTAATAACTTTGCTACATGTAAAACAAGCAATAGGGTGCAAATGGGCGTACAAAGTGAGACACAAAGCTGATGGAACCATTAAGAGATTCAAGGCAAGACTTGTGGTGAAAGGATACACCCAACAGGGGATTGACTATACAGAAACTTTCTCACCGTTGGTAAAAATGACCACTGCGAGAGCTTTGTTAGCTACAACAGTAAAGAAGAGGTGGAGCATTTTCCAGCTTGATGTGAATAATGCATTATAATGCATTCCTCCATGAGGACTAGCATGAAGAAGTGTATGTGGAGGTGCCACTAGGGCTGGTAGCGAAGACTCCAGGAGTGGTATACAAGCTGAATAAATCCCTTTATGGCTTGAAGCAAGCCAGTAGACAGTGTTATGCCAAGTTGACTGAAGCATTGTACTCTAAAGGCTACACAAACTCCTTGAATGACTACTCCTTATTCCACAGGAAGACGTGGTTGTATATGACTATAGGTAGATGATGTTATTCTGACTGGAACACACGTCAGAAATTGAGGAGCTTAAGGATTTCCTGCATGACAGGTTCAAGATTAAAGACCTGGGGAGGTTATGCTACTTCCTAGGACTGGAAGTCCTTTACAAAGAAGATGGGTTATCATATCACAAAGGAAGTTCTTGCTTGACTTGTTGAAGGAATATGACATTTTGAACTTGAGCGGCTTCACCTCTCCACTTGATCCCTCAATAAAACTTCATGCAAAGCACCTTTGCCAGATCCTACCTATTATAGGAAGCTCATTGGAAAGTTGAATTTTCTGACTAACACAAGGATGGACATAGCCTACAGTGTTCAGCACCTCAACCAGTTTATGCAGGACCTTAGAGAACCTCATCTAAAAACAACATTTCACTTGTTAAGGTATCTCAAAGGTGATCCTATTTTAGGCATTTTCGTGTCCCAAGATCAGGGCTACAATGCCAAGGCATATTGTGACTAAGACTGTGCTGCATGCCAGATTCTAGAAAATCTATCAGTGGATATACTGTGCTGCTAGGAAACAGCCCCATCAGCTGGAAATCAAAGAAACATAAAACTATCTCATTGTCCTCGGCAGAGGCAAATTATATAGCACTAAGGAAGGTTGTAGGTGAGCTTGTCTGGCTAAGCAGGCTGCTTGAGGAACTTACAGTGCCATTGCCAACCCCCATTGAGGTATATTGTGACAGCCAATCAGCTTTACACATTGTTAGGAACTCTGTGTTAGAGAACCAAACACATAGAAGTTGATTGTCATTTTGTAAGGAACATGCTTCAAGAAGGCTCATTTCTCTCCATCATATTGCCTCAGACAATCAGTTAGCAGATGTATTAACCAAAGCTCTAACAGGGATTAAACATTCTGCTATAATAGGCAAGTTGGTTGTGTTTTCAACACgtccaacttgagggggtgGTTAAGAAGTAGTTAGTTAATTAATCTCAGACAGTTAGTTAGTTAGCCAATTCACTGTTAGTTTAGTTGTTAGTGATAGTCGGTTAGTGTAGTGCCAGCTCAGTGACAGTTGTAAGTTAGTAAGAGGAGCTTAGATCTTTTTGTTCTTACTTGTATATGTACAGGCTTGTACACAAAGGAAATCAATCAAGTTGTTTTCCCCAATATCTGTCTCTATTTCCTCAATTCCTCTTTGCCAATGGCTTGAGAGAGAAACTGTTGATTCTTCATTGAAGCTCTCACGATCGAGCTTGGTTTGCATTGTCACTTCAAGCTAGATTCTTAATACATATAAACTAACCAAGCTAATTGATTGATTTGAATTTGTACCAACTGCACATTGGAATAACCAAAAGGACTAAGGGTGCATTTGgtacgaaggaaaatgttttccacggaaatgttttcttggaaaatattttccatttcttacttattttcttgtgttcggtATGTAAGCAAAACATATTATCCTAAAAGCATTTGTCTATGATATAGACAAATACTATgggaggtgggggtggggggtgggggtggtggggtggtgAGATGGGGGCTACGGGGGTAGGGGTGAAGATGACAGTGTTGGAGGGTGGGGTGAGGACACAATCAATGTGGAATGCAacttgtggaacttgttttccctacttccactAAGGAAGTCACTTTCCTcaatttttaaggaacttgttttcgtAGAGAAAATGTTGTTCAAAAACTTTGACCAACctaacatgagaaaattggaaagcatttctccataccgaacacaccctcaACCAACTTCAATTACTTACAAATTCTAGCATATACCTAAAGTTGACATAAAACATAGTACTAAACATTTCTCGACAGTTTAACAGAGAAGCAAAACAAAAGCACAAAGGCGCAAAACACAGATTAAAAGCCAAAACAAAATAGTTATGAGGGTATAAAACAACAACCTCTTACGGTTGCGGCGAGCAGCATCACGTGTCCTTCTCTTCTTCTCATCTTGCGAATTCTCAAAATATCTCCTCCGTTTACATTCTTGTATAACCCCAGCTCTCATTACCTCTCTACGAAACCTTCCAATAAGCTTCTCTTCAGGTTCATTATCACCCACAATCACCTGAACATTATAAGCCGACTTATAATAAAGAGTATTCGCATAAGCAAGTGAAGGGCAAACTACGGCAGTAACATCAGAATCACAAGAAGATAGTGGTAATATTGGCTTGTGATTGTCTATGGATAAAGAAGAATCATTGTTGTTCGGTTTTGAAGAAGAGAGTGAATCAGGGAATTGTAGAGTGGGTGCTTTAGGGGGTGGGGGTTTGGAAGGggtgaagaaggagaagagatTGGCTATGGATGAGATAGCCATTGAGGAATTGGATTGTGGCACTGTGGAGCAACTGTATCCTTTTGGATAAAGTGACAATCCTGTTTTATTAACTGTATgttcaaaaaaatattgataaatTCGGTGAGAATGCCAAACCAGCTAAAATGGTTTAGAGAAAACTTATCAAAATGGTGTTTAgcaggcgtttggccatgaaaaccaaatatttttcattttatttggaattttgaagttggagctgaaatggagttgtgtttggttatgatttttgtaaaaaatatttgattgtttaaatgtactgaaagtgaaaaaaagtagaaaaaaagaagtgaaaacatggttttaagtgtttttcaaattctaaatacaAGATTATATTGTATTTGGAATTATTATGGTCAaacactgattttcaaataaagtggaaaaaaaatccgggaaaaaaggaacaattctcatggccaaacgggtccttaatGTAGGGGGTTGGATTACTTTAGTCCTTGATATATATTACTTGATAGAAATAGTCCAAATGTATGTGAAATGTTAACGCTTTTGGTCCTGAAAACTAAAATAAACGGTTATCCATTAAGCACAAACTATCCCCTTCgaacttatttcattttatcTATGGtactattttataattttaaaactacCAAGcaccatttctttttctttttttttttcaattcatgACCCCTCCTTTATTTACTCCATTTCACCTACGGTGCTTCTCTTTGATAATTTCAAAGCtacaaacaaaaaagataaaaatatatttgagaAGTGTGACATGATAGTCATAACAGATCGGTATGACTCCATGTTATATTAGACCTAGTTGTCTTGTTGGTTAAATCACAAAGCATACTAAATCATCGTGATTTCAAAAATACAAACAAAGAAGTATGTAGCATGCAAATCATGACAAACATATATGACTTCATGTTATATACAACCTTGTTGTTCTGTTGAATTAGTTAAAAATCAAACTGAATCGTCATAAATTTACAAGGACCATAGCTTATTTTGGAAGCTTGCAATATACCGCCTTCTATTTTAACGGAAAATATGTCATTTGCTTTTCTGGTAAATTCAAACATGCCTATTTCTGCAAAATATGCAAATATGGGGACAAAAAATGAATACTAGGGCAATTGAATAGTTTTTTGAATGAAGAATTCCAGAGATTACGAAataaaaaagggcagcccggtgcactaagctcctgGTATACGCTATTCctgggaagggccggaccaaaAGGGTATATTGTATACATCCTTAtcctgcatttctgcaagaggttgtttccacggctcgaactCGTGACCTCCGAGTCACGTGACAACAACCTTACCAGTTGCACCAAGGCTTCCCTTAACGGAGATTACGaaataaaattcatatttaCAATAACTCGCGCTAGatttcacttttaatatatagaAACAAAATCTTCACTTAAATATACACAATCTTCAATAAGATCCGCAAAATAGAGATAGTTTGAAGATTTATAGCCACTAATCACACGCTTTATTCCTCCTCAcctttcttcttatcttctcTCCTAGAGTTTTCAAGCACACCTCCAATGGCTTCTTTAAATTCATGTTCTCTAATTTGATGAATGGttgaagaaatatttgaagaatcACCATTAATGACTCATTTGAAGCTTCTGTTTAAATCTGAATCTTGTCAGTTATTTTCTGAGTGGGGGTGGTTGTAATTCGTTTGGAACATCTTGGCGAGGCCATAAACAACATTTGGGAAACATTGGAGGTAATTAATTTGAATTGGATTGAAATCAAAATTCAAAGTTGTGAAACGTCATTACAACATTGTTTATCACGTGTAAGGGTGCTAGTGGGCCGGGTCGGCTCGGTCCTTTCTTGGTACTGACCCGATCTCATTGGTTTTAGGGGGATGAGGTGGGCCCTAGGAAAAATCCTAGTTGGCCCCGGACCGGTCAGGCCCGGTCCCGTCCAGTTCAATttcgcaatttttttttttttttaatccggtAGTtgggacccccccccccccccccccccaataaCCCTCCAAACTTTTTAAACCCTAAACATTAATATATTACATTTTGGCCCTAGTcctaaactataaatacccctccatccttattcattttcacacaattctctctctctctctctctctctctctctctctctctctctctctaatatttGCTAATCATCTTTagtgaaataattttatttttgtgaattGGGCAATACTTGGAGCAACTTTCAAGCTTCAAGTGACCAAGTCTCAATTTTAACATTTATGGTTACGTTTGCTTTTATGGAGACGTTTAGTACACTCGTTCCATCccttaatttatttaattctcGCATTTAATTTGTGtcttttatttcaattaattttcatacctttttcattatattttgaaaatcacGTCTACTAAAAAAATGATGGTTGTGACTATCCCTAACCCTTTTAGTGATAAAGGTGGTACTAGtagtaaataatatatatatggcacggtATGTCATGTATATAATATTGATGTACGtgatatacatatgatatatacaAAGATATGTGTATAGTGAAgatacatacacatagatacacaaGACATACAACGCCAACTGCCACTGAAAATTCGTCCAAACCCACCTTTAGTTTCCATCAAGTTGCCTCAAATTTGAGATATAAGCTCCTTAAGATTTACcatatttttaagttttaaccAACACCCAATGAAAAACAATTCAAAAAATccaaattcaaaaattcaagtTTAAAGCTCGTAATTCAAATTCAAGTTATGTGGTTTCTACCTCATAACAATTCTCAAATCAGAACTGGAACACGCCTCTCAACTTTGAACAACAACCACCAAATAGAGTTTCAACAACAATTAATCTCAAATTTCGCAAAATTCTAGCCCCAACTTCAAATAGAAAGAAATCTAGCAGCTAAGTCAAGCGACCAAGTAAAGTTTAACTACGTTCCATTTCATATTCCAAAATCCCATTAGTATTAAACCGGGTCGTTGATACATTTTGAAAGAGAGAAACAAATGAATTGGAGGGTGAtagaaatttgagaaaattggaagaGATAAGTTTTATCAAAATATGAGTCTAAGATCAAGATGTACAATATAGGATTAAACTACTAAAAGTTGAAAAGAATTATACAGTATTAAATtagataattatttatttaaaaatatcatTATAATACTCCTAAATCATGTGACAATAAAATTTCCTTTTCTGAGAGTATTTGAGGTGCGGACAGAATGGGGTCAGATTTTCAAATTCACAAAGCCCAAATACCTTCCAGGAGTTTGTTTGGTTCAGAGAAGCCCAAACAGCATTTTGGATTTCGAATTCCAACACAATATCTCCAGGGTAGGTAGGTAGGGTCGATTTACTCTTTTGCTAAGAAAGACGATCCAAGCTGTGCAATCACTTTCCGGCGAATCCAAACGCTCctctatcctttttttttttctgtggcAAAAATCAAGCTGTAAGTTTCTAGATTTCCTACTTTCCATCTTTTAACATAAAAAGCCCTAATTTGTTTTGTCACTGATTTTGAGTGAATTGAGAACAAAACCCTACTTTGATGCCTATTGGAgatattttctaagtgttgcaTTTAGCTATGTCtgttaacaacaacaataaccctAACAAGAACATTGGAGGTTCATCCTCTTTTGGAAATTCACCACCTGGAAATCCAATTGCACATCTCCAATCACAATCacaaccccaaccccaaccccaaccccaacaACAACAGCAGATGCCCGGTTTTCCGGGTTCATTTCAGTTATCTCAGCTATCTGCAGCACATGCTCAAGCCATTGCTCAAGCACAATCGAAAGTTCAGGCACATGCCCAAGCCCAAGCCCAAGCACAGGCTGCCCATGCCCAATTCCAGGCCCAATTACAAGCTCAGGGTTTATCCCTTAGCCAGGCCCATGCTCTTGGCAATCTCGGGTCAGGAAGCGGGTCTGCGAAGCGGTTGCCTCAGAAGCCTCCGGTGAGGCCGCCCGCGTTTACGACTACCAACACGGTGTCACCGATGAGGACGATGGATCTTTCGGCTGCTGCTCGTAGGAAAAAACAGAAGCTACCCGAGAAGCATTTGCACGAGAAAGTGGCGGCTATTTTGCCTGAATCTGCGCTTTATACTCAGTTACTTGAGTTTGAATCTAGGGTTGATTCTGCTTTAGCGAGAAAGAAAGTTGATATCCAGGAGGCATTGAAGAATCCGCCTACTATTCAGAAAACGCTTCGGATTTATGTGTTTAATACTTTTGCTAATCAGATTAGGACTATTCCTAAGAAGCCAAATGCTGAACCTCCTACGTGGACACTTAAGATTGTAGGAAGGATTATGGAGGAGGGTATGGATCCTGATCAAGCTGCCATGTTTCAGAAATCTAGCCCCATGTACCCAAAGTTTTCGACTTTCTTTAAAAGAGTCTCTATTTCGTTGGACCAGAAACTATATCCTGATAACCATATTATTATATGGGA from Lycium ferocissimum isolate CSIRO_LF1 chromosome 2, AGI_CSIRO_Lferr_CH_V1, whole genome shotgun sequence includes:
- the LOC132038240 gene encoding small ribosomal subunit protein bS21c-like, producing MAISSIANLFSFFTPSKPPPPKAPTLQFPDSLSSSKPNNNDSSLSIDNHKPILPLSSCDSDVTAVVCPSLAYANTLYYKSAYNVQVIVGDNEPEEKLIGRFRREVMRAGVIQECKRRRYFENSQDEKKRRTRDAARRNRKRRGPPRNFSEDKQETTKNKRDDDGEDNWELPEGGLP
- the LOC132038251 gene encoding SWI/SNF complex component SNF12 homolog; this translates as MSVNNNNNPNKNIGGSSSFGNSPPGNPIAHLQSQSQPQPQPQPQQQQQMPGFPGSFQLSQLSAAHAQAIAQAQSKVQAHAQAQAQAQAAHAQFQAQLQAQGLSLSQAHALGNLGSGSGSAKRLPQKPPVRPPAFTTTNTVSPMRTMDLSAAARRKKQKLPEKHLHEKVAAILPESALYTQLLEFESRVDSALARKKVDIQEALKNPPTIQKTLRIYVFNTFANQIRTIPKKPNAEPPTWTLKIVGRIMEEGMDPDQAAMFQKSSPMYPKFSTFFKRVSISLDQKLYPDNHIIIWDSARSPAPQDGFEVKRKGEQEFTVNLRLELNYMPEKYKLSPALTEVLGIEVETRTRIISSIWHYVKARKLQNPDDPSFFNCDPPLQKVFGEGKVKFNAVTQKITPHLSPPQPIHLEHRIKLSGNNPVGTACYDVLVDVPFPIQRELNALLANTEKTKEIEACDEAICSAIRKIHEHRRRRAFFLGFSQSPIEFINALLESQSKDLKAVAGEASRNAEKERRSQFYSQPWVEDAVIRYINRKPASDAHGSG